Proteins co-encoded in one Dreissena polymorpha isolate Duluth1 chromosome 12, UMN_Dpol_1.0, whole genome shotgun sequence genomic window:
- the LOC127852646 gene encoding neuroligin-1-like, giving the protein MLWGGGAGVLVTSDKAGSFLGITGNVSIHLDKRKPAVQNAVIRFLGVPYAKPPIGDLRFRRPEPLDKLKSAYNATFQRPFCPQYRQGLKFVQTSENCLVMNIYVPGNEINVTKAYPVMIWIHGDNVREFSFGGAYPYSGDVISTLGNVIVVVVQYRLNVFGFLSDGTAASGNFGLWDQKMAIQWIHDNIRVFGGDSTSVTLFGQSAGGVSVLFQALHPGNAGLFSRVIAESASPLATEPMTRKAGHNFKFFAALLGCNTSSTAESWDCMRAKELNDILWYLSYLRVGPILDGDFIVELPLYQITRSGISNTGRSALAQFASIDLLTGVTSSDGAMSVMQWDTVLEVDLGVDINKGVPRDFFTGTFLPVSLHKSLRLPVTPSVLQAVIHEYTDWKSPEDAVGVRGKMIDFSVDYMSLLPAVTIARTHSNLTEGTSRRTFLYEFDHKPSFDPLPAWLRGAKHGAEVPFVFGFVDEMNELPGIPPSYLETFKIPDEENYLALVMLTMWTNFAKTG; this is encoded by the coding sequence ATGCTGTGGGGCGGCGGGGCGGGTGTATTAGTTACGTCAGATAAGGCCGGGAGCTTCCTGGGAATCACCGGAAACGTCAGCATCCATCTGGACAAAAGAAAGCCAGCTGTTCAAAATGCGGTCATCAGATTCCTTGGTGTTCCCTACGCAAAACCGCCAATAGGCGACCTGCGTTTCCGGCGTCCGGAACCGTTGGATAAACTGAAGTCAGCGTACAACGCTACATTTCAGAGACCGTTTTGTCCGCAATACCGTCAAGGATTGAAATTCGTCCAGACAAGCGAGAACTGTTTGGTCATGAATATTTATGTGCCAGGAAATGAGATAAATGTTACCAAAGCCTACCCTGTCATGATTTGGATTCACGGCGATAATGTTCGCGAATTTTCGTTTGGCGGTGCGTACCCATACTCGGGTGACGTCATATCAACGCTTGGTAACGTCATTGTAGTCGTTGTCCAGTATCGACTTAATGTCTTTGGGTTCCTAAGCGACGGAACGGCGGCGTCTGGTAATTTCGGCCTATGGGACCAGAAAATGGCAATTCAATGGATTCACGATAACATACGAGTGTTCGGTGGCGATTCGACGTCGGTGACGCTGTTCGGGCAGTCGGCGGGTGGAGTTAGCGTGCTCTTCCAAGCCCTACATCCGGGAAACGCCGGTCTCTTCTCGCGCGTCATTGCCGAGAGCGCAAGTCCTCTAGCAACAGAGCCAATGACCCGAAAGGCGGGTCATAACTTCAAATTTTTTGCTGCGCTTTTAGGGTGCAATACGTCATCAACAGCAGAGTCTTGGGACTGCATGCGCGCCAAGgaattaaatgatattttgtgGTACTTATCGTATCTGCGTGTTGGTCCTATCCTTGATGGCGACTTTATCGTGGAACTGCCCTTATATCAGATAACCAGAAGCGGGATTTCGAATACTGGTAGATCTGCTCTTGCGCAATTCGCGAGCATAGATTTGCTAACTGGTGTAACAAGCAGCGATGGCGCTATGTCCGTCATGCAGTGGGATACTGTGCTTGAAGTTGACCTGGGAGTCGACATTAACAAAGGAGTACCGCGTGATTTCTTTACCGGAACCTTCCTGCCCGTAAGTCTGCATAAGTCTTTAAGGCTACCCGTGACTCCCAGCGTCTTGCAGGCTGTCATACACGAGTACACGGACTGGAAGTCACCAGAAGACGCCGTTGGGGTAAGAGGTAAAATGATTGACTTTTCGGTGGATTACATGTCCCTTCTTCCCGCCGTAACTATAGCGAGAACTCACAGTAACCTGACAGAAGGGACGTCGCGGCGAACGTTTCTCTACGAATTCGACCACAAGCCGTCGTTCGACCCACTTCCAGCTTGGCTTCGGGGAGCGAAGCATGGCGCGGAAGTGCCGTTCGTGTTCGGCTTCGTTGACGAAATGAATGAGTTACCTGGTATCCCGCCCAGTTATCTGGAAACCTTCAAAATACCGGACGAAGAAAACTACCTTGCACTGGTTATGCTGACAATGTGGACCAACTTTGCTAAAACTGGGTAA